The genomic region CAGAACAGCGCAATCTCGGTCCCTCCGACCGCCTCCCGCTCGGGGCTCACCAGAGCTCCCATGGTCTTCACTTCGTTGTACGCGTCGGTATAGGCCTGCGAGTGCATATCGGGAACGCCGGGAACGTAGAAGTCGGTCGTCGCGGCGCCGGAGAACATGGGGACGGTTCCCCAGCCGGGTCCCCACGCCTCTTGCCCGGGATGCATCGGATCGGGGCGCCAGCGGCCCGGATCGTTGCTAGTCGTGTAAGAGATCGAATCGGCCGCGTTGTCGTTGGAGCGGGCATCGATGTATGTCTGCGCGACCGAGGCGCCGAAGTTGAGGCCGGCCGTTTTCTCGGCCCCGTCGGGAATCGCAGCCAGGGCCGCCGCAAGCGCCGCGTCGAGCTGGGATTGTTCGGCGCTGTAGACGCTGGAGAGCACCGTGTAGGCCGCCTGGGCGACCGCGGCGTCGCGGCTGGCGCCCGCGGGAGCGAGCCCCTGGTGGAGGAACTGCGCGTGCGTCGGCTGGAACGCCTGGTAAACGTCGTAGATGGCGCCGTTGGTCATCGCCATCGAGCGGGTCGCCCAACCGGGGTTGGCCGTCGCCATGTCGGCCTGAGCGACGGCGCGGAGCGTCGCGTTCCATTGACGTACATCGGACCCGCTCGCACGATCGCACAGGGATGCGCCGAGCGTCCCCGCCAAGATCGCCAACGTCAAAGTAGTGCGCATCATCAGTTGAAAACCTCTTGGTGAACGACCACGCCCCCAGGCGAGTCGCAAACATCGATGCTCGACAGGGACCGTCGTTCGCGTCGCGCTGCACGTTTCCGCGAAGGGCGGCGATGAAAATCGCTTCCGCCCGGCGCCGGCAGTTCTCGATGACGAGAACAAACGCCGTGGGCGCCACGCTTCATCCGTGAAAGCGAAGAAACCGCTATGAGAGGGCCGCCCGGGGCGACACCCCGCGGACGACGGAAAGCGTGCGGCTAAGACAAACGAACGAGGTCGTTAGCAATCTCGGGTAAGTGATCAGCGACTGACGTCCCCCCCTGCGAGGTTGATATTCGCTGCGTGGGTCGACAATGTCAAGCAAATTGCCGCATTTTCTTAGTCCCCCCAAGCCGACAGGGCCGTTCCCTGGGAACAGCCTGGCGCAACTCGCCCGAGCGACCCCTGACACCACGCTATTCCTCGCCCGGATCGCCGATCAGCCGCAGGTACTCGGCTAATTGCGACTGGACGTCCAGCAGTTCCTGCCACTGGGACAGGGGAATGCTGACGCTCGATTGCTGGTCGTCGATCGCGGCCCCCTGCACGAGCTGCCGGGTGCGGAGGTGGAGGTATTCGAGCAACTCCGACAGCTGGGCCGCTTGGCCCGCCGACAGCCGCTCGGGAAGCTCCGGAGGGCTAGGAATGTGGAGCGTGCTTTGCAGGTCTTCGGAGGCCCCCAGCTTCAGCTCCAGGCTCAGCGATTGGGGGTCGCTCGTGCTGCGGACGTCGTCGGCCAGCAACTCGCCCGTTTCGCCGATGCCGTCGTTCCGCAATTCCTCGAGCCGATGCGCAATCTGGTCGCGGGTGCCGAACAACAGCACGCTGCGCCCCAGCGAGATGACGTCGCCGTAGCGGAGGATCCGCAGGTGGGCGTCCTCGCCGTTGACGCGGGTGCCGTTGGTGCTCTCCAGGTCGGTCAGGACGAGCTTGCCCGAGTCTTCCTGGATTTTGAGGTGGAACCGGCTGATCCGCTCGTCGTTGAGCTGGACCGAGTTCCCCTCCTCGCGGCCGATGGTGATGGGGGGCGGCAATTCCGCGAAGACGCGGCCCCGATCGGCTCCGTCGAGCACTCGCAACGTAATGTGAGTCATGATGCCCGCGCCGCCAGCGTGCCTCTGCCCTGCGCCCAATGCGAGGTCAACGACCTGGCCGGTCGCCCTCACGCGCTCAATGCCCCCCCATCATGCGCTTATAACACGCCAACCGCCCCCCAGCAAGCAAAACCGCTGCTGCGACTAGGTTTACCGCAACGGGACGCTCACGGCGCCCCGGGGGGCGAGTCCTCGGCCGGAGCCGGCGGCGTAGCGCCCGGAGGGGGCGTCCCCCCGCCGGCGCGGACGTAACGGCTCCGGTCTCGGGCGTACTCGTCCGCGGCGGGAAGTTCCGCCGCGTCGCTGGCCTGAGCCGCATCGAACAACCGCTGCAAAAACGGTCGGCACCATCCGCACCCCGTTCCCGCGCCAAAGCAATCCGCCAGCTGCCCGACGCGGCGCGGTCGCTCGACGCGCAAGTAACTCTCCACCTTGCGGCGAGTCACGTGAAAGCAGAGGCACAGTTCGTCGTCAGGTTGCATCGAGACGAATCTCCCCTGGGCCCACGGCCTGCCGCGGCTACCTGCCGGGCGACGCTAGCGCCGGCGGCGGAGCAGCAAGCCCGCCATCGCTGCCGCCGCCAGGGCGACGGCCCCCGGCTCGGGGACGGCGGCGAAGTAATTGGCCGCAATATACTGGCCGAGCGCCGTCCCGCTCAATCGTCCCCCCTCGTTGCCGAAATTGAAATGGATGCCGCCGTAGATGCGGCTCAACCCTGACTCGAGCGAGGCCGCAGTGAAGCTGTCGTATGATCGTGTCACCATCGCGATGTCGTCGCTGCCGACGGTGAACGGGACGTCGTCCGTGCCGAAGAACGCCGCGAGCACCGCCGCCGCGGCGGCGCTGAACGTGCTATGCCCGCTCGTGTACTCGGGGAAGGGGGGCGTCGTCAGCAGAGGAGCCCAGGCGTCGTCGTCGAGCGCGGCCGTCGCGGCGACCGTATCCGCTTCGCGGATCGCCGTGATGGGGCGCCAAAGGTCGTACTGGTACTTCGCGTCCCAGCAGACGATCGCCGCGTCGGCCAAGGCCACGTTGAGCATAGCGAGCATCCGCGCGTTCTCGGCCAGCGACAACCCTTGCGACTCGCCGACGACGAGCGCGATGCGATTCCAATGCCCCGGAGGGGTCTCGGTGCCGGCGCCGTTCGCCCAGAACTGCGCGATCTCGGTTTGATCGGTCGTGCGGGTCGAGCCGACCGCGGCGCCCAGCGACTTCACCTCGGCGACCGCTGCGACGTACTCGGCCGAATTGAGGGCCGGCGGGGGCGGGGGCAAATATCCGAGCGTCGAGGCGATTCCGAACGGCGTCACGTCCCCCCAATGCGGCAACAGCGGGGCGGCGAATCCCGGAGCCGTCGGAACCCATCCCCCGGGTCCGCCGGTCGGGACGTAGCTCGAACTCCCCGTCGAACCGTCCGCCGCGCGACTGGCGAGCATCCCCGCGGCCACGGTCGAGCCAAGCGTGGTTCCGGCGATCTTCGCGGGGCCGTCGGCGATGCCGCTGAGTTGAGTCGCGAGTTGGGCGTCGTAAATCGCCGCGCGGGTCGGGAACAGCGCGACCATCATGTCGCGCGCCGCCTGGGCCGCGGCCGCTTCAGCCGAGGCGCCGATCGTCACGGGGGCGTACAGATACGGGGCGTACTGCCGGTCGGCCGAGTTCGCCGCGTCGAAAATCGCCGCATGGACCATCGCCATGGCGCGGCTGGCGCGGGGAGGCGGGGTCGAGCTGGCGCGGATCGTATCGCGAAGCTCGTTGTTCCAATCGATGACAATGTCGGCCTCGGCGGAACGCCACAATCCCGCGCTCAAGGCGACTCCCAAACCCAATCGGCTGACGACGGCAAACACTCGCATGATGAACGCTCTCGGGAGAATGGACGCCGATGTGGCAGGCCGGGGACGGAGTCTCCACGGCGCAGCACTCCTCCATTCAAGTTGGGACCTGCGGGGAGAACAAGAAAAAAGTCGCCCGGCGATCGTCGGCGCTCGGCCGAACGAACCCGCCATGCCCGCACAATCCACACGGATTTCGCCCCGGCGCGTCGCTCAACAAGGACCTGTCGCAATGCGCAGGGCCACTTGCAGCGCCCGCTGATACTCGTCCAAATCGAGCCACTCCTCGGCGGTGTGGATCGCGTTCTGGCCGCAGCCGAGCGTCACGGTCGGGATGCCGCGGGCGGTGAGCCAATTGGCGTCGAGACCGCCGTTGGCGACGATGAGTTCCGGCTTCTCCCCTTCGGCCGAGATCGCCGCGGACGCTCGAAGCACGGCGGGATGGTCCGGCGCCAAGCGAAACGCCTCGTAATCCAACTGCCCGCGGATGGTCGCAGCGCCGGTCCGCCCCGCGGCGTTCTTCACTTGCCGCGCGGCGCGATGAAAGGCCTGTTCGATCTCGTGCACGATCCGCGCGCGGAACTGGGGATCGTGACTCCGCGCCTCGGCTCGCAGGTCGACGCGATCGGTCACCACGTTCGTAGCCGCGCCGCCGGCGATGACTCCCACATTGCTCGTGCCGCGACGGGCGCCCTTTTCAATCAACCCGTGCCAGCCGTTCTGGACCAATTCGGCGATCGCCAGCGAAGCGATCGCGATGGCGCTCACGCCATCCTCGGGATGCCCGCCGGCGTGGCTGGCGATTCCCGTGAGCGTGATCGCCAGTCGATATCCCCCGGTGGCGCCGACTGTGACGCGGTTGGCCGCGCCGCCGTCCCAGTTGAAGCCCGCCTGCGGACGCCCCAGCAGGGCCAGCTTCGCCGTGCGGGCGCCGTGCAGGCCGACCTCCTCTTGCACGGTCCACAGAAAGGTGAGCGGCGGGTGCGGAGCCTTGGTCCGCAGCAGCTCGAGCGCCGTGGCCAGCAACACTGCACACCCCGCGCGGTCGTCGCCGCCAAGTCCGGTGCGGCGATCGGCGGCGACGATCCGCCGGCCGCGCCGCACGGGGCAGGCCCCCGCGCAGATCGGCACCGTATCCATGTGAGCCGAGAACAACTGCCGCGGCCCGCGGCGCGTGCCGGGGAGCTTGACGACCACGTTGCCGACCGACGACGACACGGGAGAGCCCTTGGGGGGCGCATCACGGACGATCGTCGACCGCGGCGCCCCCGCTGCGATCAACCGTCGGCAGAGGAAATCGGCAACCGGTTCCTCGCCCCCGCTGGGCCCGGGGAGTGCTAGCAACTCCATGAGCAAATCGACGCCGAGAGCAGCTGGCTTTCGCTTCACGATGCACCGAGGGGGGGAATGCTGGCGTCGTCGCGCGGGGGGTCTCGCAGGGGAAGACGCCGAATAGTCCGCCCAAATTGCCGCGGCCAGGGACGTATACCCGCAATACGCCCGTTCAGCATGAGCTTCCGGCACACTCGACGCAAGCCGCCGAGCCCGCACGCCCGATCATATCCTCAAGGGTGCGCCGCGTTTGCGCGACGACCGCGCCGTCGTTGCCGACGAGCGCGACGCGGCGACGACGATTCAGGCCGCGAAAATCGCGACCGACGAGGGGGAAGATCGATGGAGTGGATTCGCAGACGAGCGCGCTGGCCTCGCGTCGCCGCGCTGTTGTTGTTGTTCGGGCTGACCGTCGCGGCGCCCCGTTGCTGGCACTGGCTGCGCGAGCAGCGCAGTCCGTCTGCGGCAACGGCGCTCGACGATCGTCCGACGCCGATCAAGGTCGTGCGGATCGAGCCGTTGCCGGCCGAGACGGTCGACGCCGCAACGACTTTGCCGGCGATTCATGACGCGGGACCGGAACTTCCTCCGGTCGTCGTTCCCTCGCCGGCGTCGCGCCCGGCGCCCCGGCCCGCTTCCGCGCCGCTGTTGGAAGACGATTACGCCTTGGTCGACGACCCGCTGCCGCCGCGCCACGGGGCGGGCGCGTTCACGCTGTCGAACCAAGTCGAAGCCATGCCGAGCATGGCCCCGCTGGCGACCAGCAGCGGTCCACGGCTGCCGCCGCCCGAGCGGACCGCGCCGACCGCGCCTCCGACGCCCCCGGCGATCCCGGCTCCCGCCCAGCCGGCGCCGGACGTGACGCAGTTGTTGGCCATGCGGGACGCGGTCGCACAGCTCGTCGCGGGCGTGCGGCAGATCGAGCTGCCGCGAATCGAACCGCCGGCGCCCCGCATCGAATCCCCCGTCCCGGTGCGCGTTCAAGTGACCAGCGAGTACGACCGGCTCGCAATGGCGCCGCCGCGCGAGGAAGGGGAGGGGGACGACGTGACCCCCACCGAGCGGTCGCCGCATGATTCGCCGATCGAGCCCGAGGCCGAGGCGCACGTCGCCGCCCGCCAGGCGCCGCGACCGCTGCTCGTGATCGCGCCGACGGTGCTGGCCGAACAGCTCGAACAAGCGGCCGATCTCGGCCGGGGCATGTCGTGGGCGGCCGAGGCGCTCGCGCTGCTGCCGACGATGACGGCCCCCGAGATATCGATCGCCGACGCGGAAGCCGCTCTGGCGCAATTCGATCGGTTGGCGGCGATCGGGCTCGACGAGGCGCTGGCCGTCCGCGATCCCGCGGAGCAGCGGACCGCGATCCGCGCCGCGAAGTCGCTCGCCCGACGCCTGCCGTTGTGGCACGCCCTGGTCGCCGAACGGCAAGCCGGGGTTCCGCTGCTGCAACCGCACGAAGCCGTCGAGGCCGACGCCGCGCGGGTGATGCAATTGCTCCACGAATTCGCCGCGCTGACGGCCGGTTCCGACGCCGGGACGGCGTGGCGCGACTACTTGCTGCTCGATCAACTTGCGGCGCTGGCAAGCGTCGGGGGCGCCGATCGCGCAGCCCCGCGGCGGCAGATCGCGCGGCGATTCTTCGCCCGGATCGAGTCCGACCGCCTGACCGACGCGCAGCGCGCGTTTCTCGCCGCGAGCCCCGCGCCGCGATTGGCCGAGGCGCTCGCTCCCTGGGCGACAGGCCCGGTGAAAATCTCGACCCTCGCGGCGCTCGTCGAACGATACGAGCTGCGCGGGGCTCAGCGCGACGCCGATCTGATCGCCGAGCTGCAAGCCCGGTTGGCTCACGGCGGCGATCCCCGTCTCGCGGAGTTGGCTGACCAACTCGACCGCGCCTACCGCAACGGCAACATGCGCCTGGCGGTGACCGAAGACCTGCTCAACCGGCTTACGCCGCAGCCCGCACCGCAGACGACCCCGGTCCATGAACGGATCGCCGGGATCGACGTCCGCGGCCGGGCGCGGACCACGACCAAGTTGGCCGTGCGTTTGACCCCCGACCCGCATCAGTGGAATCTCGGCATCGAAGCGGCCGGCGCCGTGCAGAGCCAGACCTACTCGAAGACTTGGCCGGCCAAGGTCCGCAACAACGGCCGCGTCGAGTACGAGGCCCGCAAGGACGTCAAGATCGGCGCCGAGGGGGTGCAACTCGCTCCTGCCGAGGCGCGGACCGGAACCAACCGCAGCACGCTGGCCGGGGTCGACAGCACGTTCGAGCCGCTGCCGATCGTCGGCGCGCTGGTCGAGAACTACGCCATCGAGAAGAACCAGGAGCGCCGCCCGCGGGCCTTGTCGCAAGTGCGAATCAAGGTGCAGCGCACCGCCAAGTCGCGGCTCGATCGCGAGGCCGACGCCAAGCTCTCCGAGTTCGAGGAGCAGTTCCGCACCACGGTGCTGGAGCCGCTGGAGAAGATCTCGTTGGCGGTCGAACCGCTGGAGATGTACACCACCGACCAGCGCGCCGTGATGCGCCTGCGGATGGCCGACGCCGGCCAATTGGGCGCCCATACGCCCCGTCCCTCGGCGCCAGGCGACAGCTTGGCGAGCGTGCAACTCCACGAGTCGGCGCTCAACAACGCCGCCCGCGGACTAGGGCTCGAGGGATGCAAATTCACCTCGGCCGAACTTTACGAAACGCTCGCCCAGCGCTTGGGCCGGCCGATGGCGCCCCCTCAGCGCGATCTCTCCGCACGGGCCACGGTGACGTTCGCCAACACCGACGCCGCCCGGTTGCGCTGCCACGGCGATCGCATCGAGCTGACCCTGTCAATTGCCGAGTTGGCGCAGGGGCGCGACCGCATCCGCAACGTCGAAGTCCACGCGTTCTTCCGGCCGGTCGTCGAGGGGCTGGAGCTGAAACTCGTCCGCGACGGCTCGCTGCAGTTCAACGGTCCGCGGTTGCTGACCGGGCCGCGGATCGTGCTCCACAGCGTATTCGGCAAGCTGCTTCCCAAAGACCAGGAGGTCGTGCTCTTGGCGCCGCACGTGGACGGCGACCCGCGCTTCGCGGGGCTGATGGTCACCCAACTGGTGATCGAAGACGGCTGGATCGCGCTGGCTTTGGGCCCGGAGTCCCCCGAACGAACGGCCTGGCGAAGCGACCCGACGACGACCGAAAGCCGCTGACGGCCCGGTTCAGCGGTCGGCGTCGTCCTCGAATCGCCCGAACTCGATCTGACACCGCCCCTGCAATTGCTTGGCAAACGCGTGCAGCGCGGTCGCCGCGTCGAAGTCCGCTTGGACCTCAGGCAACGCTGTTGCAGCGGCCGCGATCTCGTTCTTCAGCACCAGAATCCGTCTCTTGGCATTGCCGACGGCGGCCAACGGTTTGACCCCCGGGCCGTTGATGTATGCGTACAGATTGTCCGCCTCGGCTTCCATCTGAGCCATCGCGTCGGACAGCTTCTCTCCCTCCCGCGCAATCTTCTGGCAAGTGCGCGACAGTTCGGGAATGAAGAACGGCGTCGCCGACCTCCCCAAGGTTCCCGTCGACGCGGCGACGTTGAACGAGGTTTGATCCTTCTCCCCTTTGACGTACCGGATTTCGATCGTCACTTCTTCCGGCCCGTCGAGCACGATCTTCACGTCGTGCTGCTCATCCAACCGGCCGTCTCGGGGATATATCTCGTAAGGAACGGGGCAACCGCGAAGAGCGAGAACCTGCAGCGCGGCGGTCGAGCCCGATTTCAGCGAGAAGCCGACGCGACGCTTAGTCACGTCCAGCGGGACGCGGTGGGCGACCTGCGGAGGACCGGGGCGCGGCGCCTCCTGCTGACCGTCGAAGTCGCGCGCGCGATCCAACGGGTCGGCCTTGAGCTGAGCTACGGAATTGGATGGCCCGACGTCGGCCCGGGGAACCCGCTGCGGAATGATCGGGGCGGGTTGGGTTCGCGACGGACGAGGGGCAGGGCGGGGCTCAGAGTCCTTGCGCCGCGGCGCCGGATTCAGTGTCGCCCGCTCGGGGGGATTCTGCGGCGACGGGGGCTCAGGCTGCGGGACCGGCCGCGCGACAGGCGGATCGTTCTCGAACGGCGGATTAGGCGCAAGCGCCGTCCCGACTCCGGGCCGTGTCGCAAGGGCGATGCCGAAGCACAGTGCAAGCAACACCAGCGAACAGGCGACGATCACTAGCGGTCCCTGAGTACGTTTCGCACGCTGCGCTCGGGGTCGGCCGGCGACCGAAGCCGACGGCTCGCGTTGAATGATCGGGCTTTGAGGGAACGACGGCCTTGTCGCGGCGGTACGAGGAGACATGCCGGCATGAGCGCCGTCGACGCGCGTCGCAGAGTTCGCAAGCGGCTGCTCGCCTTGCAGCCGCCTGTCGTAAGCCGCCTTGCGTTGGACGTTCAGCAACGTCAGTCGCGCTTGGGCCAGTTCATTGAGCAGCGCCTGCGACTCGGCCCCGTTCCGTCCCGCGGCGAAGGACTTCACATGCGCCATCTGACGATCGGCCGCGGCGGCGATCACTTCCGGATCGTCCTCGAACCGGGCGAGCCCCAGCAGCCGGTAGCAATCGGCAGGCTGCTCGCTGGGGGGAATCCCCAGCCATTTGTGGTAGGGGTCGAAGCGTTCGGAGGCCGTGGACCGCATCACAGTCTCGCTGGGCGCAAGGCGACCGGCCGGGAGGGCCGGAAAGTGCTCGAGTTTATTTGCGGCCTCTTCGGGCCATAAGATACCATGACGACCGACGGACGGGCAATTGAACGTCGCCGGCATGCGAAACAAGTGGGGGAAAACTCCCTTGTTCGATCCGACCTCCGCTCGACGCCGGCCTCCCCGCGACGCTCGCTCGCACTGCGCGGCAGGGCGACACGACGAGGACGACTCGGCTTATTTTGGCGATTCCTTCCCGGGGCTTTCCGACCATGTCCGCTGTCATCCCCGTCGGCATCGATCTCGGAACGACGAACTGCGCGGCCAGTTACGTCGATTCCGAAGGTCGCACGAAGATGATCCCGACCAGCACGGGCGACGTGCTGACCCCGAGCGTCGTTTACTTCCATGACGACGCGCCCATCGCGGGCCAATCGGCGTGGGAGGCCGCGTTGACCGCCCCCGACCGCGTCATCGAGAACGCCAAACGCGATATGGGATCCGCCGCCTGCCGGCAATCCGTCGCCGGAGAGCACTATCCCCCGGAAGTCGTCCAAGGCTGCCTGCTGCGCCAGTTGCTGCGCGACGTGACGGCGATCGTCGGCGAGGAGTTCCAAGCGGTCGTCACCGTGCCGGCGTATTTCGACGAGGCCCGCCGCAAAGCCGCCCACGACGCGGCGATCATGAGCGGATTGCCCCTGCTGGACATCGTCAATGAACCGACGGCCGCCGCCTTGTCGTTCGGCGAGCGGCTCGGCTACCTGCGTTCCGACGGCGCCCCGCAGGCTAAGCTCAACATCCTGGCGTACGATCTCGGCGGGGGGACCTTCGACGTGACCGTCATCCGCCTGTCCCCGGGCGAGGTCCGCACGCTGGCCACCGACGGCGATTGCGAGCTGGGAGGAATCAACTGGGACGAACGATTGGTCGGGCTCGCCTTGGAGCGCGTGCCGATGTTGCAGCAGCGCGGAACAACGCTGACGCAAGTCGAGCAGATCGCCTTGCGACGCGCCGCCCGCGACGCGAAACACGCGCTGTCCGATCGGCCGGCGACGCTGCTGGAATGCCGCGTCGGCGAGGCGGCTTTCGCCATGCCGGTCACGCGCGAGGAGTTCGAGGAACTGACCGCGGACTTGCTCGAACGGACGTTGTTCACCACCAAGCAAGCCCTGCAGGCGGCGGGACTGATTTGGGATGAGGTCGACCGGTTGCTGTTGGTCGGCGGCTCGTCGCGCATGCCGGCGGTGCGCCGCGCCCTGGAACAGGCTTCGGGACTGCAGGCCGAGGTCGCCGTTCATCCCGACGAGGCCGTCGCCCGCGGGGCCGCGATCTTCGCCCGCTACTTGCTCGGACTCAGGGGCCGCGACGACGTCGCCCCCGCGCTGAGCGTCGTCGACGTCAACGCCCACGGACTGGGCATCGAAGGAGTGAATCTGCAAACCTTGCGAACCGAGAACGTCACGCTCATCCCGCGCAACACCCCCTTGCCTTGCGAGGTTGTGCGCAAGTTCGTCACCCGCAGCGACGGCCAACCAAATGTGCGGGTTCAATTGCTCGAGGGCGAGAGCACCGTCCCCTCGCAGTGCGCGCCGCTGGCGACGGCTCTGATCAAGAATCTGCCCCCTGGGCTGCCGCAAGGGACGCCGATCGACGTGCATTATTCGCTGCAGTCCAACGGACGGTTGGCGGTGAGAGCCGCCGTGCAAGGCTTCGGATCGCCGGCTCGAATCGAACTGCAGCGAGTGCGCGGGCTGGCGGAACGGCGCGTGCAGCGCTGGAAACAAGTCGTCTGTCGCGACGGCGGGTTCCGGAACTTTCAGGAGGTCCTAGCGGTGATGGCCAACGACCCGCCCGCCGGCGGCAAGCCCGAAACGCTCGAATCCGAGACCCGCGTCGAGAATCGCCGCCAAGGAGGTCGCTTGTCAGGTCCGGCCGTAGCGTACGGCGCCCCTCAGGCCGCTGCAGAAACCTTGCAAGCTCAACTCAATCCGACAAGGTCGTCGGGCTCCGCCGCGGCGATCACGCTCTCCGATCCTGAAGAAGCGGGATCGGACGCAGCAGACATCTATGCCCAGCCGGCGCCGACGAGCCGGCGCAGGCGAGGAAACTGGATCAACTCTGCCGTGAACCTGACCGGACACGTCCTCGCCGCGTTCGTCGGGTTGTTCGTCGGCTATTACCTGTTGTGCATCGTGCGACCCGAACTGAATTATTTCCGACTCAATCTCCCGGGGGTCGCCGCCCCCAGCGAAATCCGGCGATGAATCCGCCGCCCGCGCGGTCGAAGCGCTACGCGCCGACCTTGTCGCCGAGGCGCTGCTTGCGAATGTAATCCCGCGCCCGTTGGACAGAGGCAGGCTTCTTGAGGCCAAGGCGAACCGCTTCCTCGAACGCCTTGTCGGGGCCGACCCCTTCGTCGAGCACGCGGTACGTCATCCACGCGGCGCCGACTCGGTTGGTCGTCGCGCTGTGGAGCACCAGCGGCCGGCGGGCTTCGTTGGCCAGCACCTCGCGGACCTTGGTGAAGACTTCGTCCGAAAGCTCGTCTTCCGGATCGAGCGCGAGCTCGACGTAGTTCATCCCCACGACCCGCACCTCGCGCCCTTCGTCCCAGTCGACGTCGTCCGGCATGCGAAGCTTGACGACCGTTTTGATCCCGCGCCGCGCCCAGCGGGCGAAATCTTCCTTGCGCGGCTGGCCGCACAAGTAGAGATCGCCAACCGCGAAGGACGGCGCGTCGAGCCCGAGGTCGACCGGCTCGACCATCGCGGGGCCGGTCGACGCGGACTCCGGCTCCGTCTGGTTCGCCGTCCGTGCGGCGTCGCGACATCCGACGAACGCCGCAAAGTTCCCGGCGACGGCCAGCGCAATGAACACGAGCCGACGCCTATCGGGCCAGGACGACGGAAACGGCGACGGCTTCATCTGTGATCTTCTCCTGCGACGGCGGCATTCGCGACGACGTGTGACGGCGCTATGTCCAATCGTACCACGCCAGCGGAAACAGGAGCGGTCGCGGCGAGAATTCCAGGTGCAGCACGCGGCGACGGACCGGCGCAGTCGTACGTTGAGAGCTATGGAGCAACAGCGGTCGCATCAGCGCCACGCCGCCGCGGGAGGCAAGGCAGTCCACGGATGCGATCGACTCGATCTGCATGCGAATCTGCTCCTCGTCGAGCACGCCGTCGCGGTGCGTGCCCGGCAGCACGCGCAAGGGTCCCGCGTCGTGATCGCAGGGATCGAGATGGATTCGCACGGCAACCATTTCGGCGAGAACTTCAACTGGCGGCTTCACGTGAGGCACGCCGGCTTTGACCGACCACGCGGAGAACCCGGGCGCTTCGTGACGCTCGGCCACGGCAATCATCAGGTCTTGATGCCAAGCGACCTGCCAATTCGCCGCGGGACGCTTGTCGAACCACAAGGCCTTGACGCAGCGGGCCGGTCGCCCCAAGGCCGTCGCGACGCACTCGCGCACAGGAAGCGACTGAGCGACGCGGCGAACCGCCTCGCAGCGACGCAGCAAGTCGCGGGCGCCCGCGGCGTACGGATCGGCTTCTTTCTCGGTCAGAATCTGCAGAGCGTCGGCGAGCGCGTCGCACTGGTCGGCGTCGACCACCTGCGGCAGGCACGCGTAGCCGTCGCGTTGAAATCGCTCAATCTCGTGCTCCATGCGCGACGCAATTCCGGGAGTTGAGTTTGCCTCTGGGCGGCGATCAATTCTAAACTGACGGCAGGCGACGACAACATGCCCTGTGCCAAGGCGGCCGCGAAAGGAACTCTGCTTATGGAACGCGTCGGCGTCTCTTTCAAATCGTCGCTCACGGGCGACGAGGTTCGTGAGCGGTACGTGCAGCCGCTCCGCGCCGCGCTCGAGGCCGCCCAGGCCGGGTACTACAGCAATTATTTGCGCCAACCCGACGACGATCCCGACCGGCCGAGCGAACACCTGCTGATGTTCATGGTCCGCGACTTCCAGGTCGGGCTGCGACTCTTGCGGACGGAACTCGAGAAGCTCGAACGCCCGGGGGACGTGCAGTTGCACAATCTCAATCCGAGCGATCCGATGTATTGAGGGGGGCGCCTCGGCGCGTCCGCTCACGCGATCGGCGATGTGTGCGACGCGGGGCGCGAGAAT from Pirellulales bacterium harbors:
- a CDS encoding Hsp70 family protein; this encodes MSAVIPVGIDLGTTNCAASYVDSEGRTKMIPTSTGDVLTPSVVYFHDDAPIAGQSAWEAALTAPDRVIENAKRDMGSAACRQSVAGEHYPPEVVQGCLLRQLLRDVTAIVGEEFQAVVTVPAYFDEARRKAAHDAAIMSGLPLLDIVNEPTAAALSFGERLGYLRSDGAPQAKLNILAYDLGGGTFDVTVIRLSPGEVRTLATDGDCELGGINWDERLVGLALERVPMLQQRGTTLTQVEQIALRRAARDAKHALSDRPATLLECRVGEAAFAMPVTREEFEELTADLLERTLFTTKQALQAAGLIWDEVDRLLLVGGSSRMPAVRRALEQASGLQAEVAVHPDEAVARGAAIFARYLLGLRGRDDVAPALSVVDVNAHGLGIEGVNLQTLRTENVTLIPRNTPLPCEVVRKFVTRSDGQPNVRVQLLEGESTVPSQCAPLATALIKNLPPGLPQGTPIDVHYSLQSNGRLAVRAAVQGFGSPARIELQRVRGLAERRVQRWKQVVCRDGGFRNFQEVLAVMANDPPAGGKPETLESETRVENRRQGGRLSGPAVAYGAPQAAAETLQAQLNPTRSSGSAAAITLSDPEEAGSDAADIYAQPAPTSRRRRGNWINSAVNLTGHVLAAFVGLFVGYYLLCIVRPELNYFRLNLPGVAAPSEIRR
- a CDS encoding phytanoyl-CoA dioxygenase family protein; the protein is MEHEIERFQRDGYACLPQVVDADQCDALADALQILTEKEADPYAAGARDLLRRCEAVRRVAQSLPVRECVATALGRPARCVKALWFDKRPAANWQVAWHQDLMIAVAERHEAPGFSAWSVKAGVPHVKPPVEVLAEMVAVRIHLDPCDHDAGPLRVLPGTHRDGVLDEEQIRMQIESIASVDCLASRGGVALMRPLLLHSSQRTTAPVRRRVLHLEFSPRPLLFPLAWYDWT